A window from Primulina huaijiensis isolate GDHJ02 chromosome 11, ASM1229523v2, whole genome shotgun sequence encodes these proteins:
- the LOC140988361 gene encoding DNA polymerase-like, which produces MVLNGICLRNSNATDKERRVLYYSQQRCSTSSAETYNGSWYSLQSNISSVGSKTVYPGSIYASTSFKEPYYRAIDFEVLTLAFIQLIEMYAYNLECDYLKITIGYTMILPSSSDLSFTLGKAIPLCDPLGSSIPKKRIYDMIEQLVMLYGEQYQEAMVKAVFIRIYYESKEKLIPKSIELPNINIEDILNVIDSEIDSGKLPDVKSLISVKNRTPIKVTTIKGVRPECYPFIVADLETILVNNVHVPYAAGYLVVKSGDDLTSKPSIHTFFSEDHIPFYHTFEERSERILHDFFYNLEVSVLNIYSTRLRTIYFHNFSRFDIIINLRYFADRHKYKIRTLFRNHKLYELKIYLGDKLLFRFRDSFTLLPSSLATLGKTLCPELGSKGSIPHEDLKVSNLQVSREELINYLRQDIILLGGVMLKAQEVNWSKYHSDIEEVMTLSSLSLKIFRMHYLDDKTIPIHIPSQNQDTFIRRAYYGGHVDVYKPYGENLYYYDVNSLYPYIMKSYPMPCGVPVWRHNLESVELDSLFGFIEAYVVCPTNISRPFLPYKDQYGTLIFPTGKFIGVFYSEELKFACDLGYEIIPLRGYLFEKKSSPFESFISHFFESRLDAKKGGDETITFIYKILMNSLYGRFGMNPESTVPEICDQKRYEELRKKDTFQSAEKLTDHYYIVNYITKF; this is translated from the coding sequence ATGGTTCTTAATGGGATATGTTTGAGGAATTCTAATGCCACTGATAAAGAACGAAGAGTCTTATATTATAGTCAACAGAGGTGTTCTACCTCCTCAGCTGAAACGTATAATGGTTCTTGGTATAGTTTACAAAGTAATATATCTTCTGTTGGATCGAAAACTGTGTATCCAGGATCTATCTATGCTTCTACTAGTTTTAAAGAACCATACTATCGAGCTATTGATTTTGAAGTTCTAACATTAGCCTTCATACAATTGATCGAGATGTATGCTTACAATTTAGAATGTGACTATTTGAAAATAACTATTGGTTATACTATGATATTACCATCATCTAGCGATTTGTCATTTACTTTAGGTAAGGCTATTCCATTGTGTGATCCTTTAGGTTCTAGTATCCCCAAAAAGAGGATCTATGATATGATTGAACAACTAGTGATGTTATACGGTGAACAATATCAAGAAGCTATGGTTAAAGCTGTCTTTATTCGTATCTATTATGAATCTAAGGAAAAGTTGATCCCTAAATCAATAGAATTACCTAATATAAATATAGAAGATATTCTAAATGTTATAGATTCTGAAATAGATAGTGGTAAACTACCAGATGTCAAATCACTTATTTCTGTAAAGAATCGTACTCCCATTAAAGTAACCACAATCAAAGGTGTGAGACCAGAATGTTATCCTTTCATAGTAGCCGATTTAGAGACTATACTAGTCAATAATGTTCATGTTCCTTACGCTGCAGGTTACTTAGTGGTGAAATCAGGTGACGATCTTACTTCCAAACCTTCGATACACACCTTTTTCAGTGAAGATCACATACCTTTCTATCATACCTTCGAAGAAAGGAGTGAAAGAATATTACATGATTTTTTCTATAATTTGGAAGTCTCAGTTCTAAACATATATAGTACTCGTCTTCGAACAATTTATTTCCATAATTTCTCCCgatttgatattattataaatCTTAGGTATTTTGCTGATCGTCATAAGTATAAAATCAGAACCTTGTTTAGAAATCATAAGCTTTACGAGTTGAAAATCTATCTTGGCGATAAGTTACTCTTCCGTTTCAGAGATTCATTCACATTACTCCCTAGCTCTCTTGCAACATTGGGAAAGACATTATGTCCTGAATTAGGTTCTAAAGGCTCCATCCCACATGAGGATTTGAAAGTATCTAATCTTCAGGTTTCTAGAGAGGAATTGATAAACTATCTTCGACAAGACATCATTCTATTAGGTGGTGTGATGTTGAAGGCTCAAGAGGTTAATTGGTCTAAGTATCATAGTGATATCGAGGAGGTGATGACATTGTCATCGCTTTCACTTAAAATATTTCGTATGCATTATTTGGATGATAAGACCATTCCTATCCATATACCTTCTCAAAACCAAGATACTTTCATAAGGCGTGCCTATTATGGGGGTCATGTTGATGTCTATAAGCCCTATGGTGAGAATCTTTACTATTATGATGTGAACTCATTATATCCATATATTATGAAATCTTACCCTATGCCTTGTGGTGTACCAGTATGGCGGCATAATTTGGAAAGCGTTGAATTAGATAGCTTGTTTGGCTTTATTGAGGCTTATGTAGTATGTCCTACTAATATATCACGTCCGTTCTTGCCTTATAAGGATCAATATGGTACTTTAATATTTCCTACAGGTAAATTCATTGGAGTCTTTTATAGCGAAGAGTTGAAGTTTGCATGTGATTTAGGTTACGAGATTATCCCTCTTAGGGGATATTTGTTTGAGAAGAAGTCAAGTCCTTTCGAAAGCTTTATATCACACTTCTTTGAAAGTAGACTAGATGCTAAGAAAGGAGGTGATGAAACTATAACATTTATATATAAGATTCTCATGAACTCTCTCTATGGTAGATTTGGTATGAATCCTGAGAGTACAGTACCAGAGATCTGCGATCAAAAGAGATATGAAGAATTGAGGAAGAAGGATACTTTTCAATCAGCAGAGAAGCTTACCGATCATTACTATATTGTGAATTACATTACCAAATTTTAG
- the LOC140988362 gene encoding probable DNA-directed RNA polymerase, producing the protein MSYLLLNEDLARKTNLIQHPDNKIQDVYMYMLYEFKEFLHHQINDKCKMEIIESKLDRKLIKSLFMPLIYGKTVISMDMDIREKYGLLLSRKDSYNLAKLGIAYLNNKYPDIVNFMKLISIISWFSSVMDRAVVYSITYFTTRQDYMSFIKEKIYVYERNSKKKRRVTIYVPSMERDMRKTQSSACANFIHPKDAYIAMKVVESLLSLRAPIYTVYDNFITTPPYVRIVPDIYTQVFINMGFPLKIINAFIKSNLISPYNQNNIPSPLYLSMDYEEPIPSDFLIDLLNSHWPENYRTKTKKQIWEKKVSDLVKYYNNYVDAVCDRKPQLNDSGVSCDYLYEGKWLNFKKLLENISYNYSVHY; encoded by the coding sequence ATGAGTTATTTATTGCTTAACGAAGATCTAGCTAGGAAAACGAATCTTATTCAACACCCTGATAATAAAATACAAGATGTATACATGTACATGCTCTATGAGTTTAAGGAGTTTTTGCATCATCAAATCAATGATAAGTGTAAAATGGAAATCATAGAATCTAAACTAGATAGAAAGCTCATCAAAAGTCTATTCATGCCGTTGATCTATGGTAAGACAGTTATCAGCATGGATATGGATATTAGGGAGAAATATGGTCTATTGCTAAGCCGAAAAGATAGCTATAACCTCGCTAAACTTGGCATTGCTTATTTGAACAATAAATATCCAGACatagtcaattttatgaagttGATTTCCATCATAAGTTGGTTTAGTTCTGTAATGGATAGAGCAGTTGTCTATAGTATAACCTATTTCACTACAAGACAGGATTATATGTCTTTCATAAAAGAAAAGATATATGTTTATGAAAGGAATAGCAAAAAGAAAAGACGGGTAACTATCTATGTACCTTCTATGGAGAGGGATATGCGAAAGACTCAATCCTCAGCATGCGCTAACTTTATTCATCCGAAGGATGCTTACATTGCCATGAAAGTAGTAGAATCATTATTGAGTCTACGTGCACCTATATACACGGTATATgataattttataacaactcCGCCTTACGTAAGAATAGTTCCTGATATATATACCCAGGTCTTTATTAATATGGGTTTTCCACTTAAAATCATCAATGCTTTTATTAAGAGTAATCTTATTTCTCCATACAACCAAAATAACATTCCATCACCCTTATACTTGTCCATGGATTATGAAGAACCTATTCCATCTGATTTTCTTATAGATTTATTGAATTCACATTGGCCTGAGAATTATAGAACTAAAACTAAAAAACAAATATGGGAGAAAAAGGTTTCAGACTTGGTTAAGTATTACAACAACTATGTAGATGCTGTGTGCGATAGAAAACCTCAATTAAATGATTCAGGGGTGTCTTGTGATTACCTTTATGAAGGGAAGTGGTTGAATTTTAAGAAACTTCTAGAGAACATAAGTTATAATTACAGCGTACATTATTAA
- the LOC140988363 gene encoding probable DNA-directed RNA polymerase — protein sequence MRCTIWAGSLPFNRRFLSIDSLNNNTTINEFLNTFYRDLEDRESFLHDLHGGIEYDDGHMFKSQVINLLNDKKKDGRIYLTEIELHKLQMNIEDLTMQFDEYSIFKESHNIIKILVGNDLICAKSYLYKYLPLSVYNSTIAQFGQYTLEAIIVYVLGLLYNCIQESSVVRVVTLIEKLDSTVRTQANIINKKNLVSKTATSSKEGGIKRKRGNKYEIGIRLLEFMIERQLIYIETFIADGKKAVVKEKGKGYLESNLFAVCNFKLSLLPLKLNLPMVCKPKDWELKSDVDKTKPMMLSDMRGGYLSDPTLDIYNRLSLISSRNLSNFNIELHDSKYKELCFILNGLQNQGFKINKIMLEFIKRNRATLEKLGYLMSRKLIHVNLKEAYDYLRISYFKNNAIQKVCGLSFLFKDLATRLQAARYEDSIIRLASAYDDYIFYLPAFMDFRGRIYRSGILHFHERDLAKSLIVFAYNHQEVNNLLENDIVASSAAFKYKKFSLYDEALQWYKDNQSVIQASEESLIRVPVIHFSS from the coding sequence atgagGTGCACAATATGGGCCGGCTCCTTGCCCTTTAATAGGAGGTTTCTAAGCATTGATAGTCTAAATAATAATACTACCATTAATGAGTTTTTGAATACATTTTACAGGGATCTAGAGGATAGAGAATCTTTTTTACATGATTTACACGGGGGTATAGAATATGATGATGGTCATATGTTTAAGTCTCAAGTTATTAACTTATTGAATgataaaaagaaagatggtagaaTATACCTAACGGAAATAGAGTTACATAAGTTAcaaatgaatattgaagatctaACCATGCAATTCGATGAATATAGTATATTTAAAGAGAGTCATAACATAATTAAGATATTGGTTGGAAATGATCTTATATGCGCTAAATCTTATTTGTATAAATATCTTCCTCTAAGTGTTTATAATAGTACTATTGCGCAGTTTGGTCAATATACGCTGGAGGCTATCATTGTATATGTCCTAGGGTTGTTGTACAACTGTATTCAAGAGTCTTCGGTTGTGAGGGTAGTTACATTGATAGAGAAGCTAGATAGCACTGTTCGAACACAAgctaatataataaataagaaaaatcttGTTAGTAAAACTGCAACAAGTAGTAAGGAAGGTGGTATAAAGCGAAAAAGGGGTAATAAATATGAGATAGGTATAAGATTGCTCGAGTTCATGATAGAAAGACAATTGATCTATATTGAGACCTTTATCGCTGATGGTAAGAAAGCTGTTGTGAAAGAGAAAGGAAAGGGGTATTTAGAATCCAATTTATTCGCTGtatgtaattttaaattaagtCTTCTCCCGTTGAAACTCAATCTTCCAATGGTTTGCAAGCCGAAAGATTGGGAACTCAAATCGGATGTTGATAAAACAAAACCTATGATGTTATCGGATATGAGAGGTGGTTACTTAAGCGATCCTACGTTAGATATATATAATAGGTTGAGTCTTATATCATCCCGTAACCTAAGCAATTTTAATATAGAATTACATGATTCAAAGTATAAGGAATTGTGCTTTATATTGAATGGACTTCAGAATCAAGGatttaagattaataaaataatgttgGAGTTCATTAAAAGAAATCGTGCTACTTTAGAAAAATTAGGTTATCTTATGTCTAGAAAACTAATACACGTTAATCTGAAAGAAGCCTACGATTATCTAAGGATCTCATATTTCAAGAATAATGCTATACAAAAAGTATGTGGCCTTAGTTTTCTCTTTAAGGACTTAGCTACGCGGTTGCAGGCTGCTAGGTATGAAGATTCAATAATCAGGCTTGCGTCCGCATACGACGATTATATCTTTTATTTGCCTGCATTTATGGACTTCCGTGGTAGAATCTACCGCTCTGGTATCTTGCATTTTCATGAGCGTGATTTAGCTAAAAGTCTCATAGTCTTTGCTTATAATCATCAAGAAGTAAACAACCTGTTGGAAAATGACATAGTTGCATCTTCTGCTGCCTTTAAGTATAAGAAATTCTCTCTTTATGATGAGGCTCTTCAATGGTATAAGGATAACCAGAGTGTGATTCAAGCTTCTGAGGAGAGTTTAATAAGAGTGCCAGTGATCCATTTCAGTTCATAG
- the LOC140988932 gene encoding NADH-ubiquinone oxidoreductase chain 1, with product MAFVQRRKGPDVVGSFGLLQPLADGLKLILKEPISPSSANFSLFRMAPVATFMLSLVARAVVPFDYGMVLSDPNIGLLYLFAISSLGVYGIIIAGRSSN from the coding sequence ATGGCTTTTGTGCAACGTCGAAAGGGTCCTGATGTAGTGGGATCGTTTGGATTATTACAACCTCTAGCAGATGGTTTGAAATTGATTCTAAAAGAACCTATTTCACCAAGTAGTGCTAATTTCTCCCTTTTTAGAATGGCTCCAGTGGCTACATTTATGTTAAGTCTGGTCGCTCGGGCCGTTGTACCTTTTGATTATGGTATGGTATTGTCAGATCCGAACATAGGGCTACTTTATTTGTTTGCCATATCTTCGCTAGGtgtttatggaattattatAGCAGGTCGGTCTAGTAATTAG